The Bacteroidota bacterium genome contains a region encoding:
- the pnuC gene encoding nicotinamide riboside transporter PnuC, with protein MKIFEQILQNILNTSFLEIFAVLFGVLSVWYARKENILVYPTGIVNVLIYVYLSFKAGLYALMGINGFYFIMSVYGWYIWTRKDENKKVLSISSCNLTYHLINMISLTGSFLILRFVLIKFTDSTVPTLDSLTTAIFIVSMWLMARKKIENWIGWIIGDVICIPLYASKGLVFTSVQYIIFLVLAIMGYMEWRKKIHNIKLTTG; from the coding sequence TTGAAAATATTCGAACAAATCCTTCAAAACATTCTGAACACATCATTTTTGGAGATATTTGCTGTTTTGTTCGGGGTGCTAAGTGTATGGTATGCGCGAAAGGAGAACATACTGGTTTACCCGACTGGCATTGTGAACGTGCTGATTTATGTTTATTTAAGCTTTAAGGCAGGGCTCTATGCCCTGATGGGGATCAACGGTTTCTATTTCATCATGAGCGTTTATGGATGGTATATCTGGACGAGGAAAGATGAGAATAAAAAAGTATTGTCTATATCTTCCTGCAATCTCACGTATCATCTTATCAATATGATATCCCTCACAGGATCATTCCTGATACTGCGCTTTGTTCTGATCAAGTTTACCGACAGCACTGTTCCAACGCTTGATTCACTGACAACAGCCATTTTTATCGTATCCATGTGGCTCATGGCACGCAAGAAAATCGAGAACTGGATCGGCTGGATCATCGGTGATGTCATCTGTATTCCTTTATATGCTTCAAAAGGTTTGGTATTTACCAGTGTTCAGTATATCATTTTTCTGGTTCTTGCTATCATGGGGTATATGGAATGGCGGAAGAAAATTCATAATATTAAATTAACAACAGGTTGA
- a CDS encoding ATP-binding protein, with the protein MSEAELSEIPKSGLQVTGNNIIMHHPIRRIAITGPESTGKSMLAGQLAEYYDTIWVPEYAREYIDNLNRPYLLEDIVAIAKGQFENENIFAKKAKRFLFCDSDFIVLKIWCEFKYNTCPAWILDKVNNHIYDLYLLMDIDLPWEYDPLREHPHQRELLFNLYKDELAGRKLPFRIISGFGNNRFKNAIKAVNDVISSRK; encoded by the coding sequence TTGAGCGAAGCGGAGCTGAGCGAAATCCCGAAGTCGGGATTGCAGGTTACAGGAAATAATATAATCATGCATCATCCAATAAGGCGTATTGCTATTACCGGTCCTGAATCGACGGGAAAATCAATGCTTGCCGGGCAACTTGCTGAATATTACGATACCATTTGGGTGCCTGAATATGCCCGTGAATATATTGACAACCTTAACCGGCCTTATTTACTCGAAGATATTGTTGCCATCGCCAAAGGACAATTTGAGAATGAAAACATATTCGCTAAAAAAGCCAAACGGTTCCTGTTTTGCGATAGTGATTTTATCGTATTGAAGATCTGGTGCGAATTTAAATACAATACTTGCCCCGCATGGATACTGGACAAGGTGAATAATCACATCTATGATCTTTACCTTCTGATGGATATAGATCTGCCATGGGAATATGATCCGCTGCGTGAGCATCCCCATCAGAGGGAGTTGTTGTTTAATCTATACAAAGATGAACTGGCAGGCAGAAAATTACCATTCAGAATAATTTCCGGATTTGGCAATAACCGATTCAAAAATGCCATAAAAGCTGTTAATGATGTGATCAGCAGCAGGAAATAA
- a CDS encoding carbonic anhydrase, giving the protein MNEPLLSLKHREHIMKIVEGNEAFYTKHGEEFFLAHCDSQHPFITLVTCSDSRVHSHAILPDPVNAIFVVRNIGNQLHTAAGSVDYGIYHLKTPLLVILGHSDCGAIKDVMKGYYNEPHDIYRELETLPHTIQGSYIDDTNAFTEKLYSNIIKNIHFQVDSAVKKYSNLLKSDDLAILGGFYDFRNECYDNYGKLIWVNINGNADEKRISTDLGFT; this is encoded by the coding sequence ATGAATGAGCCTTTATTATCTCTGAAACACAGGGAACATATCATGAAAATTGTGGAAGGGAATGAAGCATTTTATACAAAGCACGGGGAAGAATTTTTTCTGGCTCACTGCGATTCCCAGCATCCTTTTATCACTCTCGTCACATGTTCTGATTCCAGGGTGCATTCTCATGCTATCCTGCCTGATCCGGTAAATGCCATTTTCGTCGTCAGGAATATCGGTAACCAGCTTCATACTGCTGCCGGATCAGTGGATTATGGTATTTATCACCTTAAAACACCTCTCCTGGTCATATTAGGTCATTCAGATTGCGGAGCCATAAAAGATGTTATGAAAGGATACTATAATGAGCCGCATGATATTTATCGTGAACTGGAAACCCTCCCACATACCATTCAGGGAAGTTATATTGACGATACAAATGCTTTTACTGAGAAACTCTATTCCAATATAATAAAAAATATCCATTTTCAGGTCGACTCAGCAGTCAAAAAGTACTCCAATCTGTTAAAAAGCGATGATCTGGCAATTCTTGGCGGATTTTATGATTTCCGCAATGAATGCTATGACAATTATGGGAAATTGATATGGGTCAATATAAACGGAAATGCCGATGAAAAACGTATATCTACAGATCTTGGTTTTACATAG
- the miaA gene encoding tRNA (adenosine(37)-N6)-dimethylallyltransferase MiaA yields the protein MITILGPTATGKTAFAAFVASQLNGEVISADSRQVYRRMDLGTGKDYNDYIVDGQVIPYHLVDIAEPGEVYDVYRYQHDFLNAYQDIISRGKLPVLCGGTGMYIEAVLKGYKLIKVPINPERRRFFDTLTNKELENLLASYKSLHNISDVSDRNRLIRALEIQEYYHQNPDPSKDFPHIKSTLFGIYHDRETVRDRITHRLKARLDKGLVDEVKSLLDKGISPEKLKFYGLEYRFLTQYILEEITFDDMFRLLNTAIHQFAKRQMTWFRKMAKAGFLIHWIDGNLPNEEKLNFIISHVVA from the coding sequence ATGATCACAATCCTTGGACCCACCGCCACCGGAAAAACAGCCTTCGCTGCCTTTGTTGCTTCACAGCTTAATGGGGAAGTCATTTCTGCTGACTCACGCCAGGTTTACCGCAGGATGGACCTGGGTACTGGTAAGGATTATAATGATTATATTGTTGACGGACAAGTTATCCCGTATCATCTGGTCGATATTGCCGAGCCCGGCGAAGTATATGATGTTTACCGTTATCAGCATGATTTCCTGAACGCATACCAGGATATCATTTCGAGAGGAAAATTGCCTGTCTTATGCGGAGGTACCGGAATGTATATTGAGGCGGTACTCAAAGGATATAAACTCATAAAAGTACCTATCAATCCCGAACGCCGGAGATTCTTTGACACCCTTACAAATAAGGAGCTTGAAAATCTCCTGGCATCATATAAAAGCCTGCATAACATCAGCGATGTCTCCGATCGCAACAGGCTGATCCGCGCTCTGGAAATCCAGGAATATTATCATCAGAATCCTGATCCTTCAAAGGATTTTCCTCATATCAAGTCAACACTGTTCGGAATATACCATGACCGGGAAACAGTACGTGACCGGATAACACACCGCCTGAAAGCCAGGCTGGACAAAGGTTTGGTTGATGAAGTGAAAAGCCTGCTCGACAAGGGTATATCGCCGGAGAAGTTGAAATTTTATGGACTGGAATATAGATTCCTTACCCAATATATCCTTGAAGAAATAACCTTCGATGACATGTTCCGGCTTCTTAACACCGCTATCCATCAGTTTGCCAAACGCCAGATGACCTGGTTCCGGAAAATGGCAAAGGCCGGTTTTCTGATACACTGGATCGATGGAAATCTTCCGAATGAAGAAAAATTAAATTTTATAATTTCGCATGTTGTAGCATAA
- a CDS encoding ATP-binding protein, translating into MSHYIKRLIEQGEHQKLDFKFEIADSRKIAKSLVAFSNSDGGTLLIGVKDNGAIAGVRSDEEFFMVEAAAKMYSRPEVRFTTREWEIEGKTVVEVIIPKSDSIPHYAQDKDGRWLVYIRVKDQNLLANNVLLKVWEKHKQKQGVLLRYTEKEKWLLDYLEENGQITLSKFYRLAKISRKKAETILVNLVVLKVIEMIFTDQGVLYRMTADEK; encoded by the coding sequence ATGTCTCATTATATCAAACGCCTTATTGAACAGGGAGAGCATCAGAAACTCGACTTCAAGTTCGAGATTGCCGACTCGCGCAAGATCGCCAAAAGCCTGGTAGCCTTCTCAAATAGTGACGGAGGAACATTGCTGATAGGAGTGAAAGATAATGGCGCCATTGCTGGTGTGAGATCAGATGAGGAATTTTTTATGGTTGAAGCCGCTGCAAAAATGTATAGCCGGCCTGAAGTGCGTTTTACGACAAGAGAATGGGAGATAGAAGGCAAGACGGTGGTCGAGGTGATCATACCGAAAAGTGACTCCATCCCGCATTATGCCCAGGATAAGGATGGCCGCTGGCTCGTGTATATACGTGTAAAAGATCAAAACCTGCTTGCCAACAATGTACTGCTTAAAGTGTGGGAGAAACACAAGCAAAAACAAGGCGTGTTGCTGCGTTATACTGAAAAAGAAAAGTGGTTGCTGGATTATCTGGAAGAAAACGGACAGATCACTCTTTCAAAGTTTTACCGCCTGGCGAAGATTTCACGTAAGAAAGCAGAGACTATTCTTGTCAACCTCGTTGTCCTGAAAGTCATAGAGATGATTTTTACAGATCAGGGTGTCTTATACAGGATGACTGCCGACGAAAAATAG
- a CDS encoding shikimate dehydrogenase: MYLFGLIGYPLSHSLSERIFNKKFATEGLKDHHYCLFPLKNIRELPELIKLFPELHGLNVTIPYKEAVIPYLDELDPVASDIGAINTIRIIRDKRNVKLIGYNTDYIGFQKTISKFLSPHHKNALILGTGGAAKAAAYVFTKLDIKLLFISRNPVSKNQISYSQAEGSVIRNHQIIVNATPLGMFPDVESFPDLPYEYLTREHLVLDLVYNPQRTVFLRKAALQGAVTVNGLEMLRLQADEAFRIFIWPTT, translated from the coding sequence GTGTATCTTTTCGGCCTCATCGGCTATCCTCTCTCCCACTCCCTATCGGAAAGAATCTTCAACAAAAAATTCGCTACGGAAGGTCTTAAAGATCATCACTATTGTTTATTTCCTCTGAAAAACATCAGGGAACTGCCGGAGCTGATCAAATTATTTCCCGAATTACACGGGCTGAATGTGACTATTCCGTATAAAGAGGCAGTGATACCTTATCTTGATGAACTGGACCCTGTGGCATCGGACATCGGCGCTATCAACACCATCAGGATCATTCGTGATAAACGTAATGTTAAACTTATTGGTTATAATACCGATTATATTGGATTTCAGAAAACCATCAGTAAATTCCTGTCACCCCATCACAAGAATGCATTAATACTTGGAACCGGTGGAGCTGCAAAGGCTGCTGCCTATGTTTTTACCAAGCTGGATATCAAACTTCTTTTCATCTCACGAAATCCTGTCAGTAAAAACCAGATATCGTATTCACAGGCAGAGGGATCTGTAATCCGGAATCATCAGATTATTGTCAATGCCACTCCCCTGGGGATGTTTCCCGATGTAGAATCCTTTCCTGATCTGCCATACGAATACCTGACACGTGAACACCTGGTGCTTGATCTGGTGTACAATCCTCAAAGGACTGTTTTCCTGAGAAAAGCAGCACTTCAGGGTGCGGTTACGGTTAATGGGTTAGAAATGCTGAGACTTCAAGCTGATGAAGCATTTCGAATCTTTATCTGGCCCACGACTTAA
- a CDS encoding flavodoxin domain-containing protein: protein MKKIALVYWPRKGSVEKNAKRIVELLGDTNIDMMPLKDLDPEIILNYDNLIFGCSTVGADSWQNAWTGNQWFKFFVRMKDKNTSLHGKDAAIFGLGDQILYPDHFVDEMNTIKKELEYRGARVIGKWPVKGYEHSDSKSQDGDFFIGLALDEQNQGDMSQLRISQWLKELTF, encoded by the coding sequence ATGAAAAAGATTGCATTGGTTTATTGGCCCAGAAAAGGTAGCGTCGAAAAGAATGCAAAACGCATTGTTGAATTATTAGGTGACACCAACATTGATATGATGCCGCTGAAAGATCTTGATCCTGAAATTATACTGAATTATGACAACCTGATCTTTGGCTGTTCTACTGTCGGTGCTGATTCATGGCAGAATGCCTGGACCGGCAACCAGTGGTTCAAGTTCTTCGTACGGATGAAAGATAAAAATACAAGCCTGCATGGAAAGGATGCGGCCATCTTTGGATTAGGCGACCAGATACTCTATCCGGACCACTTCGTCGATGAAATGAACACCATTAAAAAAGAGCTGGAATACAGAGGTGCCAGAGTCATTGGCAAATGGCCCGTAAAAGGCTATGAACATTCGGATTCGAAATCACAGGATGGAGATTTTTTCATCGGCCTTGCCCTCGATGAACAGAATCAGGGCGACATGAGCCAGCTCAGAATCAGCCAATGGCTTAAGGAGTTGACATTCTGA
- a CDS encoding tetratricopeptide repeat protein, with amino-acid sequence MEEDFDFFGEENFKTVLDRFEKMVGSDRNYFFDVEDFEAIIDYYLESHNLSKSRLAIEIAISQHPGSVVFMLKKVQYLVSSNNMDKALQLLAEIEIIEPSNADVHMTKGSVYSQLKHYEKAIEEYNKAMEESDDLEDIYTNIAFEYENLGNYQKAIDYLKKVVEINPDNEAALFEISFCHEIANKSEASVEYFSDFVDKHPYSKTAWFNLGIAYNNLEMFHKAIEAYDFAIAIDDTFSSAYFNKANSYANLKEFEKAIAIYEETFEYEEPEAMTYYYIGECYEKMENYDKALRNFGLAVELDSELADAWLGMGLAYDELNIPNKAIDCIQKAVDLNPTNSEYWYFLGDVQYKTGLTKMALHSYFRVSELNPDDPEIWMDYANVYYELGDVKNAIRVLEEGIELQPGQPDMLNRLTVYKLNNS; translated from the coding sequence ATGGAAGAGGATTTTGATTTTTTTGGTGAGGAAAATTTTAAGACGGTTTTAGATCGTTTCGAAAAGATGGTTGGTTCAGACAGGAACTATTTTTTTGATGTTGAGGATTTTGAGGCCATTATTGATTATTATCTCGAAAGCCACAACTTAAGTAAATCCAGATTAGCCATTGAAATTGCCATTTCGCAGCATCCCGGATCAGTGGTATTCATGCTTAAGAAGGTTCAGTACCTTGTTTCCTCCAATAATATGGACAAAGCACTTCAGCTTCTCGCCGAGATTGAAATCATCGAACCCAGCAATGCTGATGTGCATATGACCAAAGGATCGGTTTACAGCCAGTTGAAACATTACGAAAAAGCCATCGAGGAATACAACAAGGCGATGGAAGAGAGCGATGATCTCGAGGATATTTATACTAACATCGCTTTCGAATATGAAAACCTTGGCAATTACCAGAAAGCCATCGACTATCTTAAAAAAGTCGTGGAGATCAATCCTGACAATGAAGCGGCCCTTTTTGAAATATCATTTTGTCATGAAATAGCTAACAAATCGGAAGCTAGTGTTGAGTATTTCTCTGATTTTGTGGATAAACACCCTTATTCGAAGACAGCCTGGTTTAATCTGGGGATAGCTTACAACAATCTTGAGATGTTCCACAAAGCTATTGAAGCCTATGATTTTGCCATCGCCATTGATGACACATTCTCCTCGGCCTATTTCAACAAAGCCAATTCCTATGCCAACCTGAAGGAATTCGAAAAAGCCATAGCCATTTATGAAGAGACATTTGAATATGAAGAACCGGAGGCAATGACTTACTACTATATCGGTGAATGTTATGAAAAGATGGAAAATTACGACAAGGCGCTGCGGAATTTTGGTTTGGCTGTGGAATTGGATAGTGAGCTTGCCGATGCCTGGCTGGGTATGGGACTGGCTTATGATGAGCTTAACATTCCAAATAAAGCTATCGACTGCATTCAGAAAGCTGTTGACCTGAATCCGACAAATTCCGAGTACTGGTATTTTCTAGGAGATGTCCAGTATAAAACAGGTCTCACAAAAATGGCTCTCCACTCCTATTTCCGGGTAAGTGAGCTGAATCCCGATGATCCGGAAATATGGATGGATTATGCCAACGTGTATTATGAGCTTGGGGATGTAAAAAATGCCATCAGGGTTCTCGAGGAGGGCATTGAACTGCAGCCCGGCCAGCCGGATATGCTTAACCGGTTAACTGTCTATAAACTTAATAACTCCTAA
- the glmM gene encoding phosphoglucosamine mutase yields the protein MVLIRSISGIRGIIGARPGEGLTPVDIVKYTSAYACFLNRCKKGDENLKVIIGRDARHSGQMISAMVSSTFAACGIDVIDLGLTTTPTVEIAVTELKADGGIVITASHNPKQWNALKLLNRRGEFLSEKEADEVFSLAEGQDFIFVSSQNLGKYDQDDTFIRKHIEKISELPLVDVEAIRKAKFCVAVDCVNSSGGIAVPMLLEMLGVSRIETLFCEPNGEFPHNPEPLSENLTELSALVVKSKANVGFAVDPDVDRLAIVMEDGEMFGEEYTLVAVADYVLQHKTGPAVSNLSSTIALHDVTAKHGGNYFASAVGEVNVIKMMKAKKAVIGGEGNGGVIYPDLHYGRDALVAIALFLSYLARSGKRCSALRNLYPNYYISKNKITLAPEMDMEHVFQQIKEKYQKQPINTSDGIRIEFDKEWVHLRKSNTEPVIRVYSESDSIAKAETLAHKLIGDIKEIIKIKTNGFSEED from the coding sequence ATGGTATTAATCAGGTCTATTTCAGGGATAAGGGGAATCATAGGTGCCAGGCCTGGCGAAGGATTAACTCCGGTAGATATAGTAAAATATACATCAGCTTATGCCTGTTTTTTGAACAGGTGTAAAAAAGGTGATGAAAATCTCAAAGTGATCATAGGCAGGGATGCCCGTCATTCCGGACAGATGATCAGCGCCATGGTTTCCTCCACATTTGCAGCCTGTGGTATTGATGTCATCGATCTGGGACTGACCACAACCCCGACAGTCGAGATAGCTGTCACCGAGCTGAAAGCTGATGGAGGCATAGTCATCACTGCCAGTCATAATCCCAAACAATGGAATGCTCTCAAGCTGCTTAACAGGAGGGGTGAATTTCTTTCAGAAAAGGAAGCAGATGAGGTATTTTCACTGGCCGAAGGGCAGGACTTTATTTTTGTATCCAGCCAGAATCTTGGCAAATATGATCAGGATGACACATTTATCAGGAAACATATCGAAAAAATCAGCGAATTACCCCTTGTGGATGTCGAGGCCATCAGGAAGGCAAAATTCTGCGTAGCTGTCGACTGCGTAAATTCTTCAGGTGGTATTGCCGTGCCTATGCTGCTTGAAATGCTGGGAGTAAGCCGCATAGAGACATTGTTTTGTGAACCTAATGGGGAATTCCCTCATAATCCTGAACCCCTTTCCGAGAACCTGACTGAGCTGTCGGCCCTCGTCGTGAAAAGCAAAGCCAACGTTGGTTTTGCCGTCGATCCAGATGTCGATCGCCTCGCCATCGTCATGGAGGATGGTGAAATGTTCGGCGAAGAATATACTCTGGTAGCTGTTGCTGATTACGTCCTGCAGCATAAAACAGGACCTGCGGTTTCCAACCTTTCGTCAACCATCGCCCTGCACGACGTCACAGCTAAGCATGGTGGAAATTATTTTGCATCGGCAGTCGGGGAAGTCAATGTAATTAAAATGATGAAGGCAAAGAAAGCAGTGATCGGTGGTGAAGGCAACGGAGGCGTTATTTATCCCGACCTCCACTATGGCCGTGATGCCCTTGTGGCCATCGCTTTATTTCTTTCCTATCTCGCCCGCTCTGGAAAAAGATGTTCGGCACTGCGAAATCTTTATCCCAATTATTATATTTCGAAAAATAAAATAACCCTGGCTCCTGAAATGGATATGGAGCACGTTTTTCAACAGATCAAAGAAAAATATCAAAAGCAGCCCATCAACACATCCGATGGCATCCGGATTGAATTTGACAAAGAATGGGTCCACCTGCGAAAGTCCAACACCGAACCTGTCATCAGGGTATACTCCGAAAGTGATTCCATTGCCAAAGCCGAAACCCTTGCACATAAGCTTATCGGTGATATCAAGGAGATCATTAAAATAAAAACCAATGGATTTTCGGAAGAAGACTGA
- a CDS encoding dihydroorotate dehydrogenase-like protein — MADLSTRFLGLKLKNPIIAGSSGLTGSVENIVQIEKNGGAAVVLKSLFEEQIRYEISKAFNGSGHDTPYAYAEADDYISNYAREHSLHEYLSFVKECKRSVSIPVIASVNCITSQEWTSFTRRIQDAGVDAIELNLFILPSDPHRSGEDNQNLYFEIVQSVMRQISIPLSVKISYYFAGLAKFALKLSWTGISGIVLFNRFYSPDIDIDNLKVIPANLFSTPEELSLSLRWVAILSDKVHCDIAASTGVHDGNAVIKQLLAGAKAVQCTSTFYKNGFGKIGEMLTDIETWMEKHHFTKLDDFVGKLSYKKADNPAPWERVQFMKHFAGIE; from the coding sequence ATGGCAGATCTTTCTACACGTTTTCTGGGACTTAAGCTAAAAAATCCCATCATAGCAGGGAGTTCAGGACTGACAGGGTCAGTCGAGAATATTGTCCAGATCGAAAAGAACGGCGGCGCTGCTGTTGTGTTAAAATCATTGTTCGAAGAGCAAATCCGTTATGAAATAAGTAAAGCTTTCAATGGAAGTGGTCATGATACCCCTTATGCCTATGCTGAAGCTGATGATTATATATCAAATTATGCCAGGGAGCATTCATTGCATGAATATCTTTCATTTGTCAAGGAGTGTAAAAGGTCGGTAAGCATTCCCGTCATCGCCAGCGTAAATTGCATCACCTCACAGGAATGGACATCATTTACCAGGCGTATACAGGATGCTGGTGTCGACGCTATTGAACTTAATTTATTTATCCTGCCATCCGATCCGCACCGCAGCGGGGAAGATAACCAGAACCTCTATTTTGAGATTGTCCAGAGTGTCATGCGGCAAATATCCATTCCCCTCTCCGTAAAGATCAGTTATTATTTCGCCGGCCTGGCAAAGTTTGCCCTTAAACTGTCCTGGACCGGCATCTCCGGCATTGTTCTCTTTAACCGCTTTTATTCACCCGATATCGATATTGATAATCTGAAGGTCATACCTGCCAACCTCTTTAGCACACCGGAAGAATTATCGCTCTCTCTGCGCTGGGTGGCCATCCTTTCTGATAAAGTTCATTGCGACATTGCAGCATCTACCGGCGTCCATGACGGAAATGCAGTGATCAAACAGTTGCTCGCCGGAGCAAAAGCTGTTCAGTGCACTTCCACCTTTTATAAGAATGGCTTCGGAAAAATCGGGGAGATGCTCACCGACATTGAAACATGGATGGAAAAACATCACTTTACAAAGCTTGATGACTTTGTCGGTAAATTGAGCTATAAAAAAGCCGACAATCCAGCACCATGGGAAAGGGTGCAATTTATGAAGCATTTCGCCGGCATAGAATAG
- a CDS encoding V-type ATP synthase subunit K — MSTAIILAYIGLALMVGLSGVGSAIGVVIGGNATIGALKKNDSAFGSYMLLSALPGTQGLYGFAGFFIINNSGVLTMEITILQGVAILAAGFLQGLVCLISAITQGQVCANGIAGIGAGYDVFGKTMVLAVYPELYAIVSFATTFLISTSIQ, encoded by the coding sequence ATGTCTACGGCAATTATTCTGGCTTATATCGGTCTGGCGCTGATGGTTGGTCTGTCCGGCGTTGGCAGTGCTATCGGTGTGGTGATCGGAGGCAATGCAACGATCGGTGCCTTGAAGAAAAATGATTCCGCTTTCGGCAGTTACATGTTGTTGTCAGCTTTACCGGGCACACAGGGATTGTATGGCTTTGCAGGATTTTTTATCATCAATAACTCGGGTGTGCTGACCATGGAGATAACCATCCTTCAGGGTGTGGCCATTCTTGCTGCCGGATTCCTGCAGGGTTTGGTATGCCTGATATCGGCGATCACCCAGGGACAGGTCTGCGCCAATGGCATTGCAGGAATTGGCGCCGGTTATGATGTCTTTGGCAAGACGATGGTGCTGGCCGTGTACCCCGAGTTATATGCTATCGTGTCATTTGCCACCACATTTCTAATTAGCACGAGCATTCAATAA